One part of the Leclercia sp. LSNIH1 genome encodes these proteins:
- a CDS encoding phage terminase large subunit family protein, producing the protein MAKRASARGIRKDVPGILRAPRRMLVADAVSKFMRVPMGAGNSVPWDPNLAPYVLEPMNCLASREYDAVVFVGPARTGKTIGLIDGWVVYNVVCDPSDMLIIQMTEEKAREHSKKRLDRTFRCSPEVATRLSPRRNDNNVYDRTFRAGNYLKIGWPSVNIMSSSDYKCVALTDYDRFPEDIDGEGDAFSLASKRTTTFMSSGMTLVESSPGRDIRDTKWRRSSAHEAPPTTGILSLYNRGDRRRWYWPCPHCGEFFQPEMTAMTGYREISDPVKASEAACIHCPSCSGVITADQKRSLNMKGVWLREDQQIDSSGTITGTGRRSRIASFWMEGPAAAYQTWAQLVYKLLTAEQEYEATGSEETLKTVINTDWGLPYLPRSSIEQRKGDELLQRAEPVERRRVPAGVNFLVATVDVQGGKNRRFVVQVVGYGAHGERWVVDRYNIMQSMRTTPDGESYHIDPASYPEDWDLLRTDVLEKTWALDGEPGKRMSLMAMAVDSGGEDGVTDNAYEFWRRCRRDGLQRKVWLFKGDSQTRAKLITKTYPDNTGRSARRAKAAGDVPLYLLQTNALKDRINNALWRDVPGPNYVHFPDWLGGWFYDELTYEERSADGKWTKPGKGANEAFDLMVYAHALVILHGYEKIKWPDAPVWARRESYLVVEPSPDAPPVAPPPVAKPPVSEPKATKPARESAWSSSSGGWV; encoded by the coding sequence TCAGTAAATTTATGCGCGTGCCAATGGGTGCCGGTAACTCCGTTCCCTGGGATCCGAACCTGGCTCCGTATGTACTCGAGCCAATGAACTGCCTGGCGTCGCGCGAGTATGACGCAGTGGTGTTTGTCGGCCCGGCGCGAACCGGGAAGACGATTGGCCTGATTGATGGGTGGGTAGTTTATAACGTGGTCTGCGACCCGTCTGACATGCTGATCATTCAGATGACAGAGGAAAAGGCCCGCGAGCACTCGAAGAAACGACTGGATCGCACGTTCCGTTGCAGTCCGGAAGTGGCAACCCGTCTGAGTCCCCGCAGGAACGATAATAACGTTTACGACAGGACATTCAGGGCGGGTAACTATCTCAAGATAGGCTGGCCGTCGGTCAATATCATGTCCTCGTCGGATTACAAGTGCGTCGCCCTGACCGATTATGACCGCTTCCCGGAGGATATCGACGGGGAAGGTGATGCATTTTCCCTGGCCTCCAAGCGTACCACCACGTTTATGTCGTCCGGCATGACGCTGGTGGAGAGTTCCCCAGGCCGGGACATCCGCGATACGAAGTGGCGCCGGAGCTCGGCGCATGAAGCCCCGCCAACAACCGGCATTCTGTCACTGTACAACCGCGGCGACCGCCGGCGCTGGTACTGGCCATGTCCGCATTGTGGTGAGTTTTTCCAGCCTGAGATGACGGCGATGACCGGTTACCGGGAAATCAGCGATCCGGTAAAGGCCAGCGAAGCGGCCTGCATCCATTGCCCTTCCTGCTCCGGGGTGATCACCGCCGACCAGAAACGTTCCCTGAATATGAAAGGTGTCTGGCTGCGTGAGGATCAGCAGATCGACAGCAGCGGAACAATAACGGGCACCGGGCGGCGGTCGCGTATCGCATCGTTCTGGATGGAAGGCCCGGCAGCTGCATATCAGACCTGGGCCCAACTGGTTTACAAACTGCTGACCGCTGAACAGGAGTACGAGGCGACCGGCAGCGAAGAAACGCTGAAGACGGTCATTAACACCGACTGGGGACTCCCGTATCTCCCGCGCTCAAGTATTGAGCAACGCAAAGGTGACGAACTGCTGCAGCGCGCCGAACCGGTTGAACGGCGGCGCGTGCCTGCTGGCGTCAACTTCCTGGTGGCGACCGTCGATGTTCAGGGCGGTAAAAACCGGCGATTTGTGGTGCAGGTTGTTGGCTACGGCGCCCACGGCGAGCGGTGGGTGGTTGACCGGTACAACATCATGCAGTCGATGCGCACCACGCCCGATGGTGAAAGCTACCACATCGATCCTGCCAGCTACCCGGAGGACTGGGATCTGCTGCGCACCGATGTGCTGGAGAAAACCTGGGCGCTTGATGGCGAACCGGGCAAGCGAATGAGCCTCATGGCCATGGCCGTCGACTCCGGTGGTGAAGATGGCGTTACCGACAATGCCTATGAGTTCTGGCGGCGCTGTCGCCGTGACGGTCTGCAGCGCAAAGTCTGGCTTTTCAAGGGTGACAGCCAGACCCGGGCGAAGCTGATTACCAAAACCTACCCGGATAACACCGGGCGTTCTGCCCGGCGCGCGAAGGCGGCCGGTGATGTCCCTCTCTACCTTCTCCAGACCAACGCACTGAAAGACCGGATCAATAACGCGCTGTGGCGCGATGTGCCGGGGCCGAACTACGTGCATTTCCCTGACTGGCTGGGAGGGTGGTTTTACGACGAACTGACCTATGAGGAGCGATCAGCTGATGGGAAATGGACGAAGCCTGGTAAGGGGGCTAACGAAGCGTTTGACCTTATGGTTTACGCGCATGCCCTGGTCATTCTTCATGGTTACGAAAAAATTAAGTGGCCTGATGCGCCTGTGTGGGCGCGCCGGGAGAGTTATCTGGTGGTTGAGCCATCGCCAGACGCGCCTCCAGTGGCACCGCCGCCGGTTGCAAAACCGCCAGTATCAGAGCCAAAGGCTACGAAGCCAGCCCGTGAATCGGCATGGTCATCATCATCAGGAGGCTGGGTGTGA